The following nucleotide sequence is from Cellvibrio sp. PSBB006.
GCCGAAATTACCGGGGTGCATATTGAATATTTCAGATGAAAAACCAATGGCAACTTATTGATAAATATATCGAAAAGTTAAGTTAATTCGTTCACCAACAATCCGGGTTGTTTTCGCAACCTGGTGTAGCCAATGATGTTGGGTCGGCCCGCTCATCACTAATAGAGAACCATGGGTCAAGTCCACCGCCAGGGGGCGGATATCTCTGCGCGACTTGTGCTTGAGGGTAAAGCGTCGCGTCGCCCCCAAGCTGACTGAGGCTATCACCGGGTTGCGCCCCAGTTCCGGCTCATCATCACTGTGCCAGGCCACGCTGTCCCGTCCACCGCGATAGCGATTGGCGAGCATACTGTTGAAAGCGACCCCCAAAGTGGCGGTCAATCTCTCCTTGATATGGGTCAGCGTTTCCGTCCAGGGCAATGGCTCAAACCGGGTACCGGAATAACCATAACGACATCCGGGATCGCCATACCAGGCGTTAAGCCGTGGAATGGCATGCTCTTGACCGTGGATGTGAATGCGTGACTGCTGCCATGCAAGAGTTTCCAGCAGCTCATGGAAGTAAGCGTCAGCCAGTGTCGCGGGTAACCATTGCGTAAACAGGTAGACATCTCCATCGAGCGATAGCAGTTGTTCCCGAGGCGCGGAGTCAAATAATGATGTTTGCCGAGCTGAAGTCATAAGCTATTAGGCGCTTGTCGATATAGCGCACGCAATGAATTTTTATTATTGGGTGTTGGCGGCGATGGTTATCACTGCATGTGAACTTTAACATCAGGGATAAAAACGCGGTTCCGGCTCCAGGGCCACACCGTATTTTTCAAACACCGATAGTTGAATTTTTTCCGCCAGGGCCACTACTTCATGCCCTTTTGCATGGCCGGGGTTGGTTAACACCAATGCCTGCTGCCCATGTACCGCTACCGGCCCGCATACCTGACCGCGCCAACCGGCGTTATCAATAAGCCAGGCTGCCGCCAGTTTCACCTGTTGGTCATCCACTGGATACGCCACCAGTTGTGGGTGGTTCGCACGCAGCGATTCATATTGTGTTGCGGGAATAACAGGGTTCTTAAAAAAACTTCCTACATTGGGTATCTGCGCCGGGTCAGGCAATTTATTACGACGGATCTCACAGATTACCTGGCTAACTTGCCGAGGCGTAATTGCGTCATCAGCATGTGCAGCCAAAGCTTCGCGTAAAGCGGGATAGGACAACACCAGGTGCGGTTGCTTGTGCAACTTGAAGGTCACAGCCGTTATAAGATATTGATCACGCAATCGACCTTTGAAAATACTGTCGCGATAACCGAATTCGCAGGAATCCCTGGTAAAGGTTACCGGCAGGCCGGAACGGATATCAATTGCTGTTAATTCTTCAAAGACATCTTTCAGCTCAACACCATACGCACCGATATTCTGAATCGGCGCTGCGCCCACACTGCCGGGAATCAGCGATAAATTCTCCAAACCCCAATAATGAAAATCCAGGCAGTATTCCACCAATTCATGCCAATTTTCGCCGGCGGCTACGCGCAACCAAACAAATTCATTGTCTTCCGCCACCAGGGTTTTGCCTTGCAAGCGAATATGAACAACCAACCCGGGAAGGTCATCGCATAACACAATATTACTGCCACCGCCGAGTATAAACAGCGGCAGCTTTTCGTTTCTGGCATAGCGCAGAGCTTCGAGTAATTCTTCTTCACTCGTAACGCTGACATAAAATTGCGCCTTCACCGGGACGCCCAGTGTGTTGAGATGCTGCAAATCAAAATTCGGTAGAAAAAGCGGCACAGGTATCCCGTCAGGCGCGGCGGCGCTGTTGCAGTTGGTGTAATAAACCGGCGGAGGCATCTTCGATTAAATCCAGCACCAGATCAAAACCGGCGGCTTCTCCGTAATAAGGATCGGGCACTTCGCGGTGCTGGAAATTTTGCGCAAAATCCAGAAACAACCCCAGGTGACCTTGATAGTGATGCGGCACCATGACTTTCAGATCGCTGAGGTTGGCGTGATCCATGGCGAGAATAAAATCGAACTCGTCAAAATCAGCAATACAAACCTGACGCGCACGCAGGCTCGACAAATTGTAACCGCGATTTTTTGCGGCACTGATGGCGCGAGCATCCGGTGCTTTACCGATATGCCAACCGCCGGTGCCAGCTGAATCAATCACAATGTGATCGTGCATACCGGCATCGGTAATCACCTTTCTGAATATGCCTTCTGCTGTCGGCGAGCGGCAGATGTTACCCAGGCAAACGAAAAGCACTTTGGTATTCATGACTTCAGGACTCCAGCAATTGTTTGACCCGTTGCAAGTCCGCTTCGGTATCCACGCCACCCGGCACTGCCGCGCAGGCTTCAGCGACGTGAATTGTTTCGCCTTGCCACAATACACGCAATTGCTCCAGTGATTCTATGTGTTCCAACGGTGCTTGCGGCCAACCGACAAAACGGTTGAGCAGCGCCACGCGATACGCGTAAATACCGATATGACGCTGGCAAGGAAAATTATCGGGTAACCCTTTAACATCAGGGGTAGCAAAATGATCGCGCGGCCAAGGGATAGAAGCGCGACTGAAATACAATGCCCGGCCGGTTTTATCCGCCACCACTTTTACAATATTGGAATTACGGAAATCCTCCAGCGAATGAATCGGCTCACTTAACGTGGCAACGCTGGCATTGGGTGAGTTCGCCAGGTTGGCGGCAACCTGATTGATCACTGCTGGCGGAATCAATGGCTCATCACCCTGTACATTCACCACGATATCGTCATCGCGCAATGCGAGTTGTTGTGTCACTTCCTGCAAACGATCAGTACCGGAATTATGTGCTGGAGATGTCATGCATACGCGTGCGCCAAATGCTTTAACCGCTGCTTCTATACGCACGTCATCGGTGGCGATAATCACTTCACGCGCGGCGCTTTCACAGGCGCGTTCATAAACGTGTTGAATCATCGGTTTACCGGCTATTTCTTTGAGCGGCTTAGCTGGCAAGCGCGTCGACGCATAGCGTGCGGGAATCACAACATAAAAACTCATGGAAAAATCCTGGTTAGGGCTTTAATGCCGCCATCTTAACGTCAAAATCATGCCAGAAACAGTCCGTTAATTCCGCACCAACGGCGAGGTAAAACCAATCGCTTTCGGCAAAGTGCTGACACTTCACGGCATCTTTGGCAGTCATCACAACTGGCAACGGTTCTGCAAAAGCGAAGTTGCTTTTTTGGTACGCATGATGATCGGGAAAGTCGTGCTCAACGGGTTGTAAACCCAACTCCATTAATGTTCGATAAAAGCGCCGGGGATTACCAATTCCCGCCACGGCATTTACGCGTTTTTCATGGGAAGTGTACGCAGGAAAATGATCTGCCGGATAAGTTTGATTATCTGCTAACGCGTGCCACGCTTGCGGAATAATCTGCATAGCGTAGGTTTTCGCGACCGGCAATGACAGCGATTGCACTGCACTGTTGACCACCACAAAGTCCGCCGAGCGTAACCGAGAGGCTGGTTCGCGCAAGGGGCCGACCGGCAGACAAAAACCATTGCCGAGGCCGCGTTGACCATCAACGACAACAATTTCCATCGCACGACCCAAACGGTAATGTTGCAGACCATCGTCACTCAACACAATGTCACAACCGATGCGTTCAAGTTCACGCGCGCCGCTGACGCGATCCGCATCTACACAAACGGCGCAACCGGTTTGTTGAAAAATACTCAGCGGCTCATCGCCACTTTCTTCAACCCGTGTATCTGCATTTAACAGCAATGGATAACGTGTGGCTTGCCCGCCATAGCCACGGCTGACAACGCCGGGAGTAAATCCCTGACGTTGCAGGTGTTTTACCAAAGCGATTAGCAAAGGCGTTTTGCCGGTACCACCCACCGAAATATTGCCGACGACAATGACCGGAACGGATAGAGTTTGTTGAGCAAAGCGGCGGAGATAAAAACGGCGAAGGCTGGCGACAAGACGAAACAACCACATCAAGGGCAAGAGCACAAAGATCCATGTGCGCTTGCCGTACCAGGCATCAAGCCAAAGGTTGTGTGATCGTTGAGACACGTGATTACCTGTGCGGCAAAAAAACTATTCCGTCTCCGGGTCGGGTTGACGCGACGTAATACTGAGATGAACAAACCCCATTTGTCCGGCGGCGTCCATCGCGGTTACCACAAACTGATGCGGCGTGTTAGCGTCGGCTGTAATACTCAATGGCAGCTTGGTGTTGCCCTGGGATAATTTTTCCAGCGCGGACTTCAGGGTTTCAACTTTATTATTAACCAGACTGTGGCCGTTCACGGAAAAATGCCCTTGCGCACTGATGACAACATCAAGCTGCTCCTGGGTTTCGGTGCTGGCCTCACCCACGGCTTCCGGCAAATCCACACTCAAATGGGTTTCTTTGGTAAAGGTGGTCGATACCATAAAAAACAACAACAAAATAAAGACCACATCAATCAAGGGCGTGAGATTAACACCCTCTTCTTCTCTCGGCTGGCGACGGAATTTCATGGCGTCATCCTCGGGCTCAATGGATTCAAGGATTAAACCACTTTAACGTCAACACGACGGTCGCTGTGCAAGGCATCCACCAGTTTGATGGCTTCCTCTTCCATGGTGACCACGATGGAATCGATGCGACGCAAAAAGAAACGATGAAAAATCATGGCCGGAATCGCCACGATCAAACCGGCGGCAGTAGTAACCAACGCAACGGAAATACCACCGGCCAGCACTTCGGTGTTACCGGTGCCCTGGATCATGATGGCATTGAACACCTGGATCATGCCGATAACGGTACCGAGCAATCCTAATAAGGGCGCGATATTGGCGATGGTACCAAGCACGCTGATATAACGCTCCAGTTCGTGTACAACCTGGGTGGCGGCTTCCTGAATACTGTCTTTCATCACTTCACGGCCGTGGCGCGAGTTACTCAGACCTGCCGCCAAAATCTGACCCAACATGGACGATTGTTTCAGTTCGCGCAATTTCGTTGCATCGACCTGGTTGTTCTTGATCCAACTCCACACCTGGGCGAGTAAATGACGCGGTGCAATCTTGGCCGGATTCAATGTCCAGTAGCGTTCAATGCAAATGGCAATGACAGCAACTGAGCAAATAATGATGGGGATCATCAACCAACCGCCAGACATAATGATTTCTAACACGTCATCTTCCTCTTCGAGCAGGGCTACACCCAATGCAGGTTTTTCGGGGCGGTACATTACCATAAGCAACGAAGAAAACCATGCCGGGGTTCTTTTTTCACGACTTTCGCGTGCGGCCGATCAGGCGGTTGAACAAAGCTTAATCAAACCAATAACGCGGCTGATAACGACGCTGTTGCCGTACGGGTTGAAGCATCCCCTCATGCCAGGAAAATACCAGAGCGCCCCCCTCGGCAGTATTGAAGGCGCGACTGCCTTGAGCCGCATAGCGCGCAACGACCTCCTTGTGGGGATGCCCATGCTGACTGCGATAGCCCGCGCTGTAGACCACAAACTTGGGCCGAGCATGACGGACGAACAGCGAGGTGGATGAACTGCGGCTGCCGTGGTGGGATGCAACCACCAGTGTAAGTGCCTCCGGCAAATGGCCGTGATTAACCAATTGATTTTCAACCCGACCTTCAATATCACCGGGGAATAAAATCCTTTGTCCAGCGTACTCAATCAACAATACACAGGAGTGATTATTCGCGTTACCTGACGCCCCACGAAAGATCTCTGCGGTCGGCAAAAAGCTGAAGCGCACCTGATTCCATTGCCAGTTCTCATACCCGTGACAGTTATGGATCGGCACATGGTTGTTCAGCAAGGCCTTTGCTTTTATCGGCTCTCCCGCCACGACTTCTTGTATCGCCAAATTTTTCATAATGCCTTGCACGCCGCCGGAGTGATCCATGTCGTGATGGCTGACGATCAATTTGTCGACTTGGGAAATACCGCGCTGGCGAAGGTAAGGCACCACAATCGCCCCGCCCGCTTCGAACTTGTCACTGTAAGCCGGGCCTGCGTCGTAGATCAGGCGGCGATCCGGTGTCTCCACGACCACCGCCAAGCCTTGGCCGACATCCAGAACGGTAACTGTCAGTGGCGGCGGTGTTTTTATCGGCAATATCAGTGCCGTTAATAATGCGGGAAAACCCAGCCAACGGCCGGCAATCCCGCGCGGCAACAAGAGCAAGACGACACCGATAATCGCAATTACCAATGCCCATCCGTCGAGACTGATCACGGGATTCAAGCGCGTGCCGGCGATATCAAGCAGGGTTTGCAGCCATTTGTCCAAACCGCGCAATCCATAATCCGCCACATACAGCAACAACTGGCTTAACGCGGGAGACACGTTATGGACAACCGCAGCCAGCAGCAAGGTCGGCACTACCGCTGTGGTTACCAAGGGGATGGCAATCAGATTCGCTACCGGTGCCAGGAGAGAAACGCTGTTAAGCAAAATCCCCAAGGGCAAAAACAGGCCGATAAAGATCACCCATTGACTGCGAATAAGCCCTTTTGCCCAGGCGATGAAGGATGCGGCGTCTTGCCTGCCAGTACGACCAGCGAAACAAAACAACAGTACGGCCACCGCGCCAAAAGATAACCAGAACCCCATGTCATAGGCAGCTAAAGGATCACTGATCACTACGCCCAGCAAGGCAAGACTGAAGACATGGCTGATTCGGTAAGAACGCCGCCACAGAAAAACCAGCTGCACCAACAGAATCATGATCAATGCGCGTTGTGTCGGCAGGGTAAAACCGGCCAGTGCGCTGTAGATTAGCGCCAACGCCATTGCGCCGAGATAACCTGGCACAAAGGCCGGACAAGGGTGGTAAACCAGATTAATGCACCGCCCTACCAGGCTGCCGAGAAAAAAGCCGACCACCGCCAGGAAGCCCACATGCAAGCCGGAAATGGCGACCAGGTGGTTTACACCGGTCAATTGCATCTGGCGCCATTGTTCGGCGTCCATCATTGATCGGTCGCCAATCAGAAGTGCCAGAAGGACCGCCCGCTGGGGACTATCGGAACTCATCAATAACCAGTCGCGCAAATCCTGTCGGCGGGCACCAATATCCCAACTATCCGGAGGTGCTAACCGCTGTGTGAAATCACTTTCGCGAACGTAACCTACGCCACCTATGCCCCGGCGCATCAGCCAGACCTGATAATCAAACCCACCGGGGTTAACAAAGCCGCGCGGCCGTTTCAGGCGGACCTGCCATTGCCAGCGCTCACCACTGCGCACCGCAACGGGCTCTTTTGCATACCAGCTCAGTTGGATATTGCGCGGAAAGTTCTCGATGTCACTGTGTATGTCATCGGCAAAATGTGCGGTATCAACGTTCAGGATGAACCGTTGGCGACGATCATCGCTCACCGGTAAATCCACCACCCGTCCGGACACCACCACATCTCTGCTCACCAGATCTTCGGACAATTGATTGGCGAGTATGCCGTGACCGTAGATAACACCCCATGCACCACCGAGCGCGACAGCCAGGATAACCCTGAATGTGGAAAAACGAAGTGCGACGAGCACTAACGGCAGGATAAGGAACAGCCAAGGAAGCGGCGGTAACCGGGGCAGAAAACCAACACTGAGAACACCGCCGACAAGGGCGAGGAGATAAACGGGCATGAAACATCCTTGAAAAACAAAATCCGTGCGACGGCGTGATTATGCACTACACACTACTGATGGCAAGCAGGTATCCACGACAATAATGAACGGGACGCCACAGGCGGAACCTTGGATCGATTCAGCTTTCAGAGCGACGTGTGTGCATAGTGTCTGTCAGAGTTTCAATGCATAATGCGCGCCTCAATCGGCTGTCACGCAGCCTTGCCCCGCAACTAACACAACAGGCGCCAATGGCACGTAAGTTATTCAGACGTTACCTTCCCTCTGCCGCCAAGGTTAAAGATAACCCGTCGCTGCATTTTCTGGGTGACCTGTTACACGACCCTAACCTGTTTCACTTGAATCGCCATTCTGTATCCGTGGCTTTTTTTGTCGGTATCTTCATTGCCTTTATTCCCATCCCCGGCCAGATGCCGGTGGCAGCCCTGGCGGCACTGTTGATGCGGTGCAACCTGCCGATCTCGGTGGCTCTGGTGTGGCTGACCAATCCGCTCACCATGCCGGCGATTTTCTTCGCCACCTACCAACTGGGGCGCTGGCTGCTGGGTGTGCCGCCGATCTCTGTTTCGCTGGAGTTATCCTGGGAGTGGCTCGCCAATGAATTTGTCTTTATCTGGAAACCCTTGATCGTGGGATCGCTGCTGTGCGGTTTGATCTTCGGCGCCCTGGGCTATATCGCTATCCAGATTTTCTGGCGCTGGCATGTGGTGAAAGGCTGGAACAAGCGGAAGAAGCGCCCCAAAGCTGTATCACCTGAGGCGCTGGAGAAGGAATAAACGTTTATTCGTAACGCAGGGCTTCGGCGGGCTGTATGCGGCTGGCACGCCAGGCGGGGTAAAGCGCGGCAAAGAAACTGATTACCAAGGCCGTAAACGCAATCCGGGCCACATCCGGCCATTGCAGGTCCGACGGCAAATAACTGATGGGATAGACATCAGACTCCAGGAAGCGAACATTAAAGACCCGCTCAAGCCATTGCACCACGTCCGTCACACACAGTGACAGCAACACACCCAGCGCAACCCCCAGCGATGTACCGATCAAACCGATCAAACCGCCCTGCACCATAAAAATGCCGATGATCTCGCCCGTAGACGCGCCCAGCGTTCTCAGGATGGCGATATCACCCTGTTTATCCACCACCACCATGATCAGCGTCGAAACCAGATTAAAGGCCGCAATGGCGATGATCAGAAACAGCAACATCTCCACCAGATTCTTCGACATATGAATCGCTTCGTAGAGATTGCCCTGGGTGCGGGTCCAGTCGGAACCATAAAAACCGGGCGGCAAGTCGTTAACCAATTGGCGCACCACGCGCGGCGCATCGAATAAATCATCCACTTGCAGGCGGATGCCGGTCACTGCACCGGGAAATTCGGACAAGGCCGACGCCTGCTCCAGCCCCATCAATGCCAGTCCATGGTCAATCTCAGTACCGCTGTCGAACACCGCCAATACTTTCAGCATACGAATATTGGGCGTGGGATTGCCGCTCCCGGTACGCGGAATGATCAAGCTCACGGAGTCGCCCGGTTGTACCTGCAATTTATCGGCGATGCCGCGACCAATCAGTATGCCTTGGTCGGACTCAGTGAGTTGGTCAAAACCCTGTTCAGGCAGGTAATCCTTCAACGACGACAACTGCGCCTCTTGCTGCGGATCAATACCAAACAGGTTGACCGGCGATACACGTTTTTGATGGGCAAGAAGCCCCTGCAATTGTACAAAAGGCGCCGCCGCTCTTACCTGCGGATGCGCTACCAATTCCTCAATCAGTGGCTGGGGGTCTTGAATCCCGTAATGTTGGTAGATGGTCGCCTGGGGCATGATGCCCAGAATGCGCTCGCGCAACTCGCGATCAAAACCGTTCATGATCGACATGACCAGCACCAGCAAGGCCACCCCAATCACCAGGCTGGCGATGGACAACGAAGAGATAAACGAAACCAACTGGCTGTGACGGCGAGAAATACCGTAGCGCGCACCGACAAGGAAAGTGAGTTTATTCAGCACGGTTACACCAGCATGCCGTCGGAAAGCGTCAGGGTACGATCCATACGTGCCGCCAGACGCTGGTCGTGAGTCACCACCACAAAGCTGGTGCCGATCGTCTGGTTCAGCTCCAACATCAATTGCTGGATGCTGTCGGCCGCATGGGAATCCAGATTGCCGGTGGGCTCATCCATCAGTACACAGGCCGGATTGGTTACCAGCGCGCGCGCGATAGCCACCCGCTGACGTTCACCGCCGGATAATTCCGAGGGTTTGTGCTGAACCCGCTGGGCCAATCCGACTCGCGCCAACATGGCCGCTGCGCGCTCTTTGGCTACCACTGTGGCTTGCCTGCCGATAAACAAGGGCATAGCCACATTTTCCAGCGCGGTAAACTCCGGCAGCAGGTGATGAAACTGGTACACAAAGCCGAGGGCGCGATTACGCAGGCGCCCCCGTTGATCGGCACTCATCCGCGACAGCTGCTCACCGGCAACCGTGACCTCACCCTCGTCCGGTACATCGAGTCCGCCGAGGATATTCAACAGCGTGGATTTGCCCGAGCCGGATGCGCCGACAATCGCCACCCGTTCACCAGCATGAATTTGCAGGTTTACCCCATTGAGCACACTCACCTGTTGTGGTCCCTGGGAATAATTCTTGTGGACCTGATAGCAGGTCAAGACCGCCTGTTCATTACTCATAACGCAAGGCCTCTGCCGGTTCGATCTTCGCGGCGCGATACGCGGGATACAAGGTCGCAACCACACTCAGGGTCAATGCCAGACCGCAGATAAAGGCTACGTCCTGCCACATCAATACCGAGGGAAGCTGGGTGATAAAAAATACCTCAGGATTAAAGATTTGCCAGCCAAACAGGGCTTCGAAGAAGTTCATGATGCGGTTGAGCGTTTGGGCCACCACGCAGCCAATGAGCGCACCAATGAGCGTACCCGCCACACCCACCGCACTGCCCTGCACCACGAAGATGGCCATCACCTGACGGGCATTCAGTCCGAGCGTGCGCAAGACCGCAATATCTGAACGCTTGTCGGCTACCATCAACACCAGACTGGACACAATATTAAACGCCGCCACAGCAATGATGATGCACAGCAAAGCGGCGATGACGATCTTTTCCATCTTCACCGCCTGGAACAGGCTGCCCTGGGTCTGGCTCCAATCTTTGACGGTATAGCTGTCCCCAAAGTCACCGGCCAGTTCACCCATCACCGGACCAGCGCGATAGATATCAGTCACCTTCACATGCAAGCCTTGCACGCCCTGATAGCGAAACAACCGCTTGGCATCGTCGATATGGATCATCGCCAGGGTCTGGTCTACCTGGGCTCCCACTTCAAACACGCCCACCAGGGTAAAGGGTCGCGTGCGTGGAAATACACCGGCTGGTGTAATGTTGATATCCGATAACGTGAGGTTCACCTTGTCACCGGGCGCAATGCCCAAAGAGCGCGCCAGCAAACGGCCCATGACAATACCGAACTCACCGGGTCGCAAGTCCGTACTCGAACCGACAATCATATGTTGTTCAAGAACAGAGACGCGGTTTTCCGCTTCCGGCAATATACCCTGTAGTTGAATGCTCTCAACGCCCCGGTCATAACTGATCAGGGCAAAGCCGCCGATATAAGGCGCGGTCGCCACCACCTCGGGATGCTGCTCAACCTGCCGGGCCACTGCTTGCCAATCCTGCATCTGCGGTTGCTGATCAATAAAACCGTGGGGGATGACACTGAGGATACGCTGCTTCATCTCGCGATCAAAACCGTTCATGACCGACAGTACAATAATCAATGCCATCACACCCAGGGCCATACCCAGGAGCGAAAAGGCGCTGACAAAGGAAATGAATTGGTTGCGACGTTTTGCGCGGGTATAACGTAAACCAATATAGAAAGGGATGTTTTTCAGCATGGAGCGCATTTAAACCTAATGCCCGAGGGAGCACAAGCGGCCGACACACAATCACCACGGCAGCGGCGGGTTGATGTGCTATCTTATTGAAAGCTGGTTACCGGGATCATGAATATGTCTGAACGCCGCAGTTTTTTTCGCATCGATGAAAGCATTGCACTGGAATATAAAGAAGTGGATGAAAAAACCGCTAATACCAGTGAGCCGGAAAGTCTTTATCAGGATGCCGCCGACATCAAGTTGTACGCAGAACTGAAAAAGATCGACAGTGACGCAGCGCAACTCTTGTACCAGATCAAGGACAGTAATCGCGCGCTCGGCGAATACCTGCATAACATCAACCGCAAGATCGAACTGCTCACCCAACGCCTGATGGCGGAACACAAACCCGCCGCCCTGACCCGCATTACACGGCAGGTCAACCTGAGTGAAGGCGGCATTGCTTTCGGGTGCGAACAACCGATTCCGCAACAGGGTTTTATCGCGATGCGGCTTACGTTTTTACCCTCTTATGCCGGGCTGATTTTATTTGCCAAAGTGATACGCTGTGAACTGAGTAGCGCTGGCGACTACCAAATTGCGGCAAAATTTCACCGGATCAACGATTCACAACAACAATTGATCGGCCAACAGATCATGCGCGCCCAAATGGCCGAGCGCCGACTTAAACAACAATACTGATCTAGCAGGATAAGCCCATGAAAAAAACATTACTGATCATCCTCCTCTCTTGCTCGGCCCTGATCACCCTGCCAACCTTTGCCGAGACTGTGCGCGTGCCCATAGGCCAGCAGGCCGACATCAGCAAACCGCGTACCGGGATCAACAAAGCCAGCGTTGAAGCACAATTCGGTGAGCCGATCAGCAAGCAAGGTCCGGTCGGCGATCCACCGATTACGTCCTGGGAGTATGCGGATTTTGTGGTGTACTTCGAGTATGACCATGTGATCCACAGCGTGGCCAAACACCGCCCGCAAGGAAATTGATCCCCAAATAAAAAAGCCGCGCGGTTGAATGCCTGCGCGGCTTTTTCTATTCCGGATTATCGATTAGCGACGATTGATTCGGTTGATACCATCCAATGCCGCAATACGATAAGCCTCCGCCATGGTCGGGTAATTAAAGGTGGTATTGAGGAAATAACGGATGCTGTTGCCCTCGCCTTTCTGCCGCATGATCGCCTGACCGATATGAACAATCTCGGCAGCCTCGGCCCCAAAACAATGCACACCTAAAATTTCCATGGTATCGACGTGGAATAGCAACTTGAGCATGCCCACATCTTCACCACTGATCTGGCCGCGTGCGGTATTTTTGAATAACGCTCGCCCGACTTCATAAGGCACTCTTGCGGCAGTTAATTCCGTTTCGGTTTTACCTACCGAGCTAATCTCAGGCAAGGTATAAATACCCGTGGGTACATCTTCAACCAGAGGACAATCTCCACCGATAATGCCGCCGGATACTGATCGGCCTTGCCCGAAAGATGCACTGGCCAGGCTGGGCCAGCCAATGACATCTCCCACCGCATAAATATTGTCAACTGCGGTGCGATAGCAGTCGTCAACCTTCAGATTGCCGCGATGATCCGCCTGCAAACCGACAGCCGCGAGATTCAGGTTATCGGTATTACCGCTGCGGCCGTTACACCAGAGAATCGCATCCGCTTTTAAACGTTTGCCGGATTTCAAATGCAATGTGACGCTGCTATCGCGCGCATCAATCGCTTCATATTCTTCGCTGTGACGCACGGTCACACCGCTGTCGCGCAAGTGATAACTCAAGGCATCGGAGATTTCATCGTCAAGAAATGACAACAAACGATCACGGTTATTAATCAGGTCAACCCGCACACCCATACCGGAAAATATCGAGGCGTATTCGCACCCGATGACACCAGCACCATAAATAATCAGATGCCGTGGCGTGTGTTGCATTTCGAGAATCGTATCGCTGTCATAAACACGCGGATGATCAAAGTTGATATCCGCCGGACGATAGGGACGCGAGCCAGTCGCAATCACCACACTGCCGGCAGTGATGGTTTCGCGTGCACCGTCCAGCAGATCAACCGTGACGGTATGGTTATCGACAAAAGCGGCGCGACCCATGTGTAAAGTCACCCGATTACGCACATAAAAATTCGTGTGTAATTCGACTTGCTTGGGAATCACTT
It contains:
- a CDS encoding alpha-ketoglutarate-dependent dioxygenase AlkB, translating into MTSARQTSLFDSAPREQLLSLDGDVYLFTQWLPATLADAYFHELLETLAWQQSRIHIHGQEHAIPRLNAWYGDPGCRYGYSGTRFEPLPWTETLTHIKERLTATLGVAFNSMLANRYRGGRDSVAWHSDDEPELGRNPVIASVSLGATRRFTLKHKSRRDIRPLAVDLTHGSLLVMSGPTQHHWLHQVAKTTRIVGERINLTFRYIYQ
- the murB gene encoding UDP-N-acetylmuramate dehydrogenase, whose amino-acid sequence is MPPPVYYTNCNSAAAPDGIPVPLFLPNFDLQHLNTLGVPVKAQFYVSVTSEEELLEALRYARNEKLPLFILGGGSNIVLCDDLPGLVVHIRLQGKTLVAEDNEFVWLRVAAGENWHELVEYCLDFHYWGLENLSLIPGSVGAAPIQNIGAYGVELKDVFEELTAIDIRSGLPVTFTRDSCEFGYRDSIFKGRLRDQYLITAVTFKLHKQPHLVLSYPALREALAAHADDAITPRQVSQVICEIRRNKLPDPAQIPNVGSFFKNPVIPATQYESLRANHPQLVAYPVDDQQVKLAAAWLIDNAGWRGQVCGPVAVHGQQALVLTNPGHAKGHEVVALAEKIQLSVFEKYGVALEPEPRFYP
- a CDS encoding low molecular weight protein-tyrosine-phosphatase, with protein sequence MNTKVLFVCLGNICRSPTAEGIFRKVITDAGMHDHIVIDSAGTGGWHIGKAPDARAISAAKNRGYNLSSLRARQVCIADFDEFDFILAMDHANLSDLKVMVPHHYQGHLGLFLDFAQNFQHREVPDPYYGEAAGFDLVLDLIEDASAGLLHQLQQRRRA
- the kdsB gene encoding 3-deoxy-manno-octulosonate cytidylyltransferase, giving the protein MSFYVVIPARYASTRLPAKPLKEIAGKPMIQHVYERACESAAREVIIATDDVRIEAAVKAFGARVCMTSPAHNSGTDRLQEVTQQLALRDDDIVVNVQGDEPLIPPAVINQVAANLANSPNASVATLSEPIHSLEDFRNSNIVKVVADKTGRALYFSRASIPWPRDHFATPDVKGLPDNFPCQRHIGIYAYRVALLNRFVGWPQAPLEHIESLEQLRVLWQGETIHVAEACAAVPGGVDTEADLQRVKQLLES
- the lpxK gene encoding tetraacyldisaccharide 4'-kinase — encoded protein: MSQRSHNLWLDAWYGKRTWIFVLLPLMWLFRLVASLRRFYLRRFAQQTLSVPVIVVGNISVGGTGKTPLLIALVKHLQRQGFTPGVVSRGYGGQATRYPLLLNADTRVEESGDEPLSIFQQTGCAVCVDADRVSGARELERIGCDIVLSDDGLQHYRLGRAMEIVVVDGQRGLGNGFCLPVGPLREPASRLRSADFVVVNSAVQSLSLPVAKTYAMQIIPQAWHALADNQTYPADHFPAYTSHEKRVNAVAGIGNPRRFYRTLMELGLQPVEHDFPDHHAYQKSNFAFAEPLPVVMTAKDAVKCQHFAESDWFYLAVGAELTDCFWHDFDVKMAALKP
- a CDS encoding biopolymer transporter ExbD, which translates into the protein MKFRRQPREEEGVNLTPLIDVVFILLLFFMVSTTFTKETHLSVDLPEAVGEASTETQEQLDVVISAQGHFSVNGHSLVNNKVETLKSALEKLSQGNTKLPLSITADANTPHQFVVTAMDAAGQMGFVHLSITSRQPDPETE
- a CDS encoding MotA/TolQ/ExbB proton channel family protein, translated to MLEIIMSGGWLMIPIIICSVAVIAICIERYWTLNPAKIAPRHLLAQVWSWIKNNQVDATKLRELKQSSMLGQILAAGLSNSRHGREVMKDSIQEAATQVVHELERYISVLGTIANIAPLLGLLGTVIGMIQVFNAIMIQGTGNTEVLAGGISVALVTTAAGLIVAIPAMIFHRFFLRRIDSIVVTMEEEAIKLVDALHSDRRVDVKVV